The Buteo buteo chromosome 1, bButBut1.hap1.1, whole genome shotgun sequence sequence CCGCACGATGGGGCTGAGGGGTCTCGGCCCTGGTAGAGactccctgggaccccccatGCTCCCCGTGGCAGGGAGACTCCTGGCCAGCGATGGCCACGTCCTCCAAGGTGGCCCCGGTGCCGGGGCACAGAAGAGCCCCAGCTCTGAGGCTGGGCTTGGGGCTACTGGTGCTGCTCCAGGTGGGATGGCAACGAGGGACCAGGGCCCTGCCCATGCCAGGGTCCCTgtggccccagccctgcaccccgGCACAGCGCTGACAGTGTGGCTTGGCAGGGGTGATCGCCAACAGCCTGAGCCCCGGCGTGGTGAGCACCAGCATCACGCGCCACTTCAGCTGGGCCGTCCGGGTGCTCTTCGCCCTCATCCGCCCCTTCATGAAGGTGAGCAGGGGCAGACGGCAGGGCCGGATCCTGCCCAGACCTCCCATCCCACGGCCCCAGCAGTGGTGGGGTGGGCGGGGGGCAGCCAGgccccctcctcacccctcTTTGCCCGGCAGTCGGCAGAGCAGGGGGCCATCAGCACCATTTACTGCGCCGTCTCGGAGGAGGTCTCGGGCGTCACGGGCAAGTACTTCGACAGCAACTGCAGGCTGGTGCTGCCCTCCACGGCCGCCCGCGACGCCGGCCTCGCTCGCAAGCTCTGGGAAGAGTCGGAACGGCTGACGGGGCTCACTGATGGCCCTCAGCACTGAGCCGGCAGCAGCTCTGCGTGGGGATGTGGCAGTGCCACCTGGTGCTGCCAGATGCTGTGCTGGGGTCCCTGCGTCTCCCCGGGACATGGGGTCAGATGCTGCCAGGGGGACAGTGCCATGCGGGTGGGGGACAGCCACCACCAAggagctgccccagccccggtggTGCCAGCACCCCGAAGGACAGCAGAGGGGGTCACCCCACCTAAGCCAGCCCCCTGGCCCCGCAGGCACAGCCCCTAAAGCCCCTTCCCAAGAGGGAGAGGGGCCACAGGGCCCAGCCACGCCAGGACAGCCGCTGTAATGGCGCATAGACTGTGCCGACAGCTGCCGTgtaaatgctttattaaaaagCCCTGTGCAGCCAGCACCAGCTACTCCCAGGCGATCTCCAGATCCAGCCGCTGTTTCCGCACCGCCTGTAGGAAGCTGTCGTAGTCCCGCCGGTGGATGTCCTGGCAGTGGGACAGGTCCAGGCGGCGCAGGTGGCCCTCAgaggccagcagcagccatACAGTCTGGCTGGACACCCGGCTCTCGGCCAGCGAGAGCTCCTGCAGCTCGAGCAGGGGCGGCCCCGGTGCTGCCAGCACCGTCTGGAACACCGAGTCCAGCGGGAAGGGGACGCCGAGCAGGCGGAGGGTCTGTAGGCGCGGGGCATGGCACAGCAGTGAGGCTAGCGTGGCACGCAGCGCCAGCCCGTGCCGGGCCGAGAAGATGCCGGTGGTGCCAGCCAGGGCTAGGGAGAAGCTCTGGAGCTGGGGGAGGCCGTGGGGCAGCAGGTCAGTGTCCCAGTGGGGTGGCTCGACCAGGGTCTCCCTGTCGGGGTCGGTGTCCGGCGGGGCATGCAGCTCAGCGCTGAAGGCCTGcaggccagggcagctggcGAGGAGGGCGGCCAAGGAGAGCTCGTCCTGGCAGCAGAAGCCATGCAGGGCCAGGGTCTGCAGGCGGGGGCCCAGCCTCTGCGCCAGCGGCAGCACCTCTGCCAGCACCCGGCCCTGCcgcccagcacagcccagggtCAGCCGGGCTAGGcggccccagcccagcagctcccagccgcCTGCCGGGCCGTCCCCCAGCCACACGCTGACCTCTTCGGCCTGGGGACAGACGGCGTGGATGGCGGCCAGGGCgggctcctccacctcctccacctGCCGCAGGGGCAGGGTGAGCCAGGGCCcccctggggcagccccccgccgccgccccagctcctccagcgaGGGGAAGCCCTCGGTGTCCCCCATACCGTCCAGCTGCCGATCGTGGAGGAGGCGAAGGGCATCCGGCACGGCGCTGTGGGCCAGGAACTTCAGGCAcggcagggccagcagcaggaaggcCAGCGCCGCGACCATGCCATCCTCCGAGGGCTCCAGGCCGCGGGCCAGCAGGATGCGGAGCACGGGGCAGCAGAGGGACTGTGCCAGCGGGTCATAGGCCAGGTGCTGCAGGGCGCGCGGGGACACCTTCTTGCAGTGGGACACGTCCAGCTCCTGCAGGCGCCGGCAGCAGGAGCCAACGGCCGAGAGCACCTGCACGTTGGCCTGCGTCTCCGCCAGCCCCAGGCGGCTCAGCTGTGGCAGCCCCTCCACCAGGTCCACCAGCATGTCCGCCGACAGTCGGCTGCAGCCGTGCAGGTCCAGGGAGCTGAGGCTCTGCCGCAAGCAGATGGAGCCCCCTCAGCAGGGTGAAGGGGACCCTGACACCCCTTTGTCTCCCCTGCACCTACCCACGGAGGGTGGGCATCCCCTGCCCCCCTTACTGCAGCCCCACGGTCGGtgggcacccccagcctgctgacCTTGCAGCGCAGGGCGACGAGCTGGCCGATGGCGTTGCTGGCGAGGCCGGAGCAAGGGCGCAGGCTCAGCTCCCGcaggggaggcagcagctccttgctCCTTGCTGGACTCCGCTCGGCTGGCCCCTGGTGTGACCGTCAGACGGGACGGCAGCGTGAAGCGCGGGCTCTGCATCCCTGCGCACGGTGAGGAGACGGAGGAGGCCAAGCGGGACCTGAGACCCATCTGCCCCACTGTGCCCTTCCCGGCCATTGCGGCCAGGCAGGTCACGGGTGATGGCGAGTGTTGAAGGCAGCACACCCCCCACACCGCCCCGAGGCCCGTGAGCGGCGTGGGGGATGAATCCCCCGGTCGGTACCAGCCCCCTCCTGGTCCCCACCGCCGCGGCAGTCCTGCCTGGCTCCTCGCCGTGTCCCACACGTTTCCCAGAATCAGCCTCGCTGCTCACGGCAGCCCCAGCGTGAGGGTGCAGCTGGGTCGGGTTCCCCCCGGGCTCCCCACGTGCCGTGTCTCCACTTTGGCAGGGCAGCCACTGCCCCGGGCAGGAGCCACGGTGCTGTGGGAGGCTGGCGGTGTCCCATGGGCTTCCCCTCCGTCCTCCCCCTCGCACCCCGAGGAGCAGACCTGCCCGATCCCAGAGCTCATCTGCTGGGAAACTGGCTCCAGCAGCTCCGTGGCTGGGTGTTTGGCTGGGTGCTGTTCtcaccctgcagcccagcatGTTGGCTGGATGCCCGAGCTCCGGGAGAGACCCCTGTCCTAGGCGGGCTCCTCGCCCGTGGCTTTCGGCACGTTTCCACCTGGCCCTGCATCCCCACGAGTTACCACCATGAGCACCAGGTCTGGTGCACCAGGGCAGGGCACCGATGCGGCGTCGCAGAGCAGCACGGGCTCTGCCAGCTGTTGGCGAGACCGTGCtgctaaagaaaacagaaatacaataaaGAGGTTCCCGTCGCTCGGCTCTTGTCCCATGCTGAAGACCAGCCCTGCGGCTCTTACACCACGAGCTCCTGCACCGGAGCAAGGGCTGGGAGCACGGTCCGCAGCAGCCCACAGAGCCGCCAGCCCTCCGGCACACATCACACAACAACCTACGCTCTGTTTTTCAGCTTGTAGCCATATGCAGCTGGTACCCTGCGGCTGATTTGCCACCAGTGGCTTTACTGTGTCAGCTCTCTCTGGGGTTTGCCACTGCCCCATGTCCCCGGGCTGCGGTGCTGGCCCAGGTCCTTGCCCTCGCAGGCACGGCCGCCTCCAAGCCGCTCTGCCTGTGCCGTCCAGGCCGCCTGCACCCTGCTGCAACCGCTgcgcctggctgcagccccaaCGGGTggctccagctctgctccctgcatcCAAAGCCACTGGCGCCGGTGGGGCCGAGCCGCCGCAGGGCTGTTCACTGGCTGCAACAGTGCTCTGGCTGCGCAAGCACCCCAGTTTTTTCTCTAAAGAACCCGGATTTGGCTGTGGCGGTGTGGGGCGATGCTCAGGGACAGCTGAGCTCAGGGacggctcacctggggcaggaGGTCGGTGCTGGGGAAACACCAGAGGCTTTTGAGGCTGGCGTGGccagggaacagcagcagcttagaatcatagaatcatttaggttggaaaaggcaGTTAAGGCCATCGAGCCCAGCTGTAGCTTGGTGCTAGCGATGCTTGTGCAGTGCTGGAGGCTCAGAGGCTGCGGGAGCCTCAGGAAAGCCGGACCCATTCCTGAGGGAAGCATCTGTCGAGCTGCTAAAACCCCAGAAGGGCCCAGCTGGGAGCGTGCCTGGGGAAGAGCCGTGCCTGCGTTCCCAGGCTGCCAGCCCGGTTGGGAGGACGGGGACCTCAAGTCAGGGCTGCACTGGTGGGACAGGGTGGGCAGGGTCTGTCTGGACACCCACCGTGCCGTGAGGCCACCCCTGGGCTGTGGCCTCCTCCATCCCCCACATGCTCTGGGTGCTGCGTGGCACCTTGGGGTCCCTcactggggctgcccccccgTCCCGGTGAACCCCTCCAGCAGGTCCCTGCTCCCGCGGGGCCGTGGCTCCAGCGCTGGCTCGTGGCCGAGCGTCCCCGCGTGGCTGGACGGGGACCTTGGGGCTGCCCGGTGGGCATTGCCCCTCCTGCAGCGGCTGcccccggggctggcagggcgCTCCCCAGCCGGTGTGGGCAAGCAGCCCTGGGATGGCACAAGGGACGTGTGTGCGGCTcagcctcctgcctgctctgcccctcCCAAGGTAAGAGCCCAGTGAGCCACTTTCCTGCTGGCTGTCCCTTCTCCGCTCCTGGAGGCTTGGCGAGCGGGACGGGACCGTGCCATACCTGGGCGAAGGTTCTCGGCTGACCTCCGGCCCCAGCCGGACTCTGTCCCCCAGCTACACCCTGGTGCCCCAGCCGGACCCCACGCCCCGGCCGGACCCCGTGCCTCAGCCATGGAGCTGCCGAGTGCCTGCAGCCACCCGTGCTGGTTCCTGCTCACgctgctcctggggctgctcctctgGGCCAGGAGGAGACGCTCCTGGGACCCCCGCAAGTGTCCCACCGACCTGACTGGCAAGACGGTGATTGTCACTGGAGCCAACAGCGGTGAGCGGGGACTGGTGGCAGGGGAtcgcagggctgcaggggtcagcgtggggctggggggggtgcaggacatgggtgcagggctgtgggtcCTGCCTGGCCATGGGACCCAGCCACCCTCCTTTTGCAGCTGGAGCCGGGGGTGgtggcagctccctgctcccccgGGATGGACAAGGGGCTGGGGGCGCGTGCGTGGGTGACGGCACGATGGGACAGTGCTGTGGGGCGGCTCACTGGGGACACGGGTGCCCCTTCTCCAGCCACTGGACCACACACAGCCTCTGCTTTGGTGGTGCAAACGACTGCAGGAGTGTCTGGGAGCTGGGCCCTGGGCATGCATGGTGCGCTGCTGGTGCCCCATGCCCACAGCCTGCTCGCTCACTCCGGGTGCCATCGGACATCCTCTGCACCGTGCTGACTGATGGCCGTTATGCCGCACGCTCGGGAGCTGGTCGCCGGCGAGCCGCTCCAGCTGGCTGGCGTCCTCTGCCCAGGGGCAGCTCGGCCTCGCTGGGCTCTGGGCACCCCCGTGCCCACAGCCCTGGCCCAGCCTCAATGGCTGGACTCTGCCCCGGCTGGGTTAATGACTGACAGTGCAGTGCTGCTGGGTGGGTTCGGTGGCCGTGGCGGCCATCCTGCTCGCACGGTCCAGGGTGAGCCACCGACCGAGCTGCGGCGAGCTGCCACCTCCAGCTCCTTCCTACACCCCGCAGCGGCTGTCCTGCCTTGTCCCCCTCTCCGCACAGCCACgctgtgctgcagagccaggagctcagccctgctgccccccgCTACCGCCCCCCGCTCTGGTGCTGGGGCGCCCGGGGTTTGGCGCTGGGCTCCTGGCAGTGGCTGAGCTGCCTGGGATGAGGTCCCCCTCCatcgccctgccctgcccctggGGCTGCCCAGACCCCGGGAATGGGGGCACAGACCCCCAGGAACCCCTTGCCTTGGGGACCCAGCAGGGATCAGCCAGCGCCCGCTCCGTGTGCTGCAGGGATCGGCAAGTGCGTGGCCCTGGACCTGGCCCGCAGGAATGCCCGCACCATCCTGGCGTGCCGgagccgggagcggggccaggcAGCGGTGGAGGAGATCCGGGCGGCCACCGGCAACCCTGCGGTGCTGCTGCGGCTGCTGGACACCGGATCGCTGGCCTCCGTGCGCGCCTTCGCCCAGGCTGTGCTGCGGGAGGAGAAGCGGCTGGACGTGCTGGTGAACAACGCTGGCCTCACCGGTACGCGCTGGAGTCAGGGTCAGGCGTCCGCTGCCCACATCTCGGCCCCAGCTGGGGTCCAGCTCCCCGTCCCGCTGTGGCAGGCGATGCCAACCTGGCTCCCGGCCCCATGGTTCCAGGGCTGCCCTTCACCATTACGCcggaggggctggagcagacCTTTGCCACCAACTACCTGGGACCGTTCCTGCTCACCAACCTGCTGCTGGGTGagctgctgggggctgctggggccggggggctcTGGGGACCGCTCCACGCTCACCCCTTGCTCTGTGCAGACCTCCTGAAGGCGTCAGCGCCCGCCCGTGTCGTCAACGTCTCGTCCTTCCGGCACAGCGTGGGCACCGCCGACGGCCGCTACCTCACCGGGCAGGAACGGCCTGGTGGCTTCGATGCCGCCTATAACAGCACCAAGCTGATGAACGTCCTCTTCACCGCCGAGCTGGCACGGCGCCTGCAGGGCACAGGTTGGTGCTGGGCTGAGCCGTGCCATGCCATGCTTAGCTGTTCTGTGCCACGCATGGCCATACCATGCTTTGCCATGTGGAGCTGTGCCTTGATGTACAATGCCCAGCCGTACCCTGCTGAGCCATGCCGTGCCATGGGGCTCCCAGGGAGGGCTGCACCCCAGGGCCATCTGCCCATCCCAAccaccctgtgctgctgtgccatgACACGGGGGCCGCACGATGGGGCTGAGGGGTCTCAGCCCTGGTAGAGactccctgggaccccccatGCTCCCCGTGGCAGGGAGACTCCTGGCCAGCGATGGCCACGTCCTCCAAGGTGGCCCCGGTGCCGTGGCACATAAGAGCCCCAGCTCTGAGGCTGGGCTTGGGGCTACTGGTGCTGCTCCAGGTGGGATGGCAACGAGGGACCAGGGCCCTGCCCATGCCAGGGTCCCTgtggccccagccctgcaccccgGCACAGCGCTGACAGTGTGGCTTGGCAGGGGTGATCGCCAACAGCCTGAGCCCCGGCGTGGTGAGCACCAGCATCATGCGCCACTTCAGCTGGGCCGTCCGGGTGCTCTTCGCCCTCATCCGCCCTTTCA is a genomic window containing:
- the LOC142034792 gene encoding uncharacterized protein LOC142034792, with the protein product MLVDLVEGLPQLSRLGLAETQANVQVLSAVGSCCRRLQELDVSHCKKVSPRALQHLAYDPLAQSLCCPVLRILLARGLEPSEDGMVAALAFLLLALPCLKFLAHSAVPDALRLLHDRQLDGMGDTEGFPSLEELGRRRGAAPGGPWLTLPLRQVEEVEEPALAAIHAVCPQAEEVSVWLGDGPAGGWELLGWGRLARLTLGCAGRQGRVLAEVLPLAQRLGPRLQTLALHGFCCQDELSLAALLASCPGLQAFSAELHAPPDTDPDRETLVEPPHWDTDLLPHGLPQLQSFSLALAGTTGIFSARHGLALRATLASLLCHAPRLQTLRLLGVPFPLDSVFQTVLAAPGPPLLELQELSLAESRVSSQTVWLLLASEGHLRRLDLSHCQDIHRRDYDSFLQAVRKQRLDLEIAWE
- the LOC142035216 gene encoding retinol dehydrogenase 12-like, coding for MELPSACSHPCWFLLTLLLGLLLWARRRRSWDPRKCPTDLTGKTVIVTGANSGIGKCVALDLARRNARTILACRSRERGQAAVEEIRAATGNPAVLLRLLDTGSLASVRAFAQAVLREEKRLDVLVNNAGLTGLPFTITPEGLEQTFATNYLGPFLLTNLLLDLLKASAPARVVNVSSFRHSVGTADGRYLTGQERPGGFDAAYNSTKLMNVLFTAELARRLQGTGVIANSLSPGVVSTSIMRHFSWAVRVLFALIRPFIKSAEQGAISTIYCAVSEEVSGVTGKYFDSNCRLVLPSTAARDAGLARKLWEESERLTGLTDGPQH